In Sphaerodactylus townsendi isolate TG3544 linkage group LG13, MPM_Stown_v2.3, whole genome shotgun sequence, one DNA window encodes the following:
- the SLC2A11 gene encoding solute carrier family 2, facilitated glucose transporter member 11 isoform X4, whose product MWSFVVSIFPLGGLAGALLAGPMAIKLGRKKSLLLNNTFVILAALLVGLSRIAKSFEMIMLSRFFAGINSGVSMNIQPMYLGESAPKKLRGAVALTSASFTALGLVMGQIVGLREILGAEENWPLLLASNAVPSLIQLLLLPWVPESPRYLLIDRGDKELCICALQKLRGSLDLNNEMKEMLAEQAAVQGKKAEGPWELFWNPAVRWQLITILVLSSAMQLCGNDSMYFYATYVFQEAGIPYDKIQYYIIGTGSCELITAITCNLIIERAGRRMLVIGGYSLMAVWAVVFMVALSLQDQYSWMPYLSMACIFAYILSFGIGPAGVTGILPTEIFDQMTRPAGYMICGSLIWTNLFLVGMAFPFIVAWATSAIFLFSPFVSLLLYMSASSSPRPGGKAFWKSLKSSTSAISKLKLVRIPGQTLRIPNPPCCNH is encoded by the exons gAAGAAATCTTTGTTGCTGAACAACACGTTTGTGATCCTTGCTGCTTTGCTGGTGGGACTCAGCCGCATAGCAAAATCCTTTGAAATGATCATGCTGAGCAGATTCTTTGCAGGAATCAATTCTG GGGTGAGCATGAACATTCAGCCCATGTACTTGGGGGAAAGTGCACCCAAGAAGCTTCGTGGAGCCGTGGCCCTGACGTCAGCATCCTTTACTGCCCTGGGGCTGGTGATGGGCCAAATTGTTGGTCTCAG AGAAATACTAGGAGCAGAGGAGAATTGGCCTCTTCTTTTAGCCAGTAATGCGGTgcccagtctgatccagctgttgcTTCTGCCCTGGGTCCCAGAAAGCCCCCGATACCTACTGATTGATCGAGGAGATAAAGAGCTGTGCATTTGTG CGTTGCAGAAACTGCGGGGCAGCCTCGACTTGAACAATGAGATGAAGGAGATGCTGGCTGAACAGGCAGCCGTCCAAGGGAAGAAGGCCGAGGGCCCTTGGGAGCTGTTCTGGAACCCTGCCGTCAGGTGGCAGCTGATCACCATCCTTGTGCTCAGCAGTGCGATGCAGCTGTGTGGCAATGACTCG ATGTACTTCTATGCTACCTATGTTTTCCAGGAAGCAGGAATTCCTTATGACAAAATCCAGTACTACATTATTGGCACAGGAAGCTGTGAACTGATTACAGCTATAACTTGT AACCTCATCATAGAACGTGCCGGGCGAAGGATGCTGGTGATAGGGGGATACAGTCTTATGGCTGTGTGGGCCGTGGTCTTCATGGTGGCTTTATCCCTGCAG GATCAATATAGCTGGATGCCTTACCTCAGCATGGCTTGCATCTTTGCCTATATCCTGAGCTTTGGAATTGGTCCAG CTGGTGTGACAGGAATCTTACCCACTGAGATTTTTGATCAGATGACTCGCCCAGCTGGCTACATGATCTGTGGCTCTTTGATCTGGACCAACCTATTTCTGGTGGGAATGGCATTTCCTTTCATTGTG gcTTGGGCTACCTCTGCTATCTTCCTTTTCTCACCGTTTGTGTCCTTACTGCTCTATATGTCAGCTTCTTCCTCCCCGAGACCAGGGGGAAAAGCCTTCTGGAAATCTCTGAAGAGTTCAACAAGCGCAATTTCAAAACTCAAACTTGTGAGAATTCCTGGACAAACTTTGAGGATACCAAATCCACCATGTTGTAACCACTGA